Proteins encoded together in one Methanobrevibacter oralis window:
- a CDS encoding N-6 DNA methylase, translating into MLNTTYTPKRALLKLLNPLKRLMDREASIKYIHYLMFFKYLSDQLEEHFTKIIENKNIMLFEAYEDEVYYDLFKKEAINNFGYFLDYDNLFNNILYENKDKRINIDNLSEAFNQISNTANSNIFKDVFDEIDLISPKLVKVNDEKEELLYYLMEIISKFGYNQEKSIKTLFDTSIDYYLNHIKKTWILAADRDVNKLLANIATLNNEEIESIYDPFLGTGVLLENVFQLTNNPSIYGQDINLTAYNMTIMNLIIHGVDYKKLNLYFGDTISNPGHVGKLFDIIVSVPPFGSAYKVPYEGIKNKERFGNLKIGKSISKLEFYIIMHMIYHLKEDGIIATIVNQSALTRNVDRNIKQFIIDEKNYLDAVINLPPQLFTDSPVPTSILIFKKNRSPDDKVLFINAEGECESQRKKNILKDENIDKIVNTYKTRLEIDKFSKLIDVKSIKENEFNLTISRYIDNYKGEYIELNEAIMKKEKLNQKLEEITEKIQDLELELNLK; encoded by the coding sequence ATGCTTAATACCACATATACGCCTAAAAGAGCTTTATTAAAGTTATTAAATCCTTTAAAAAGATTAATGGATCGTGAAGCATCTATTAAGTACATCCATTATTTAATGTTTTTTAAATATTTATCTGATCAACTAGAAGAACATTTCACAAAGATTATTGAAAACAAAAACATCATGCTTTTTGAAGCCTATGAAGATGAAGTTTATTATGATTTATTTAAAAAAGAAGCAATAAATAACTTTGGATATTTCCTAGATTATGATAATTTATTTAACAATATCCTATATGAAAATAAAGATAAACGCATAAATATTGATAATTTAAGTGAAGCATTTAATCAAATTTCAAATACTGCAAATTCAAATATTTTTAAGGATGTTTTTGATGAAATAGATTTAATTAGTCCAAAATTAGTAAAAGTTAATGACGAAAAAGAAGAATTATTATATTATTTAATGGAAATTATTTCTAAATTTGGTTACAATCAGGAAAAATCAATAAAAACATTATTTGACACTAGTATTGATTATTATCTTAACCATATTAAAAAAACATGGATACTAGCTGCAGATAGGGATGTGAATAAATTACTAGCTAATATTGCTACTTTAAATAATGAAGAAATAGAATCTATTTACGATCCTTTTTTAGGAACCGGAGTATTACTTGAAAATGTTTTCCAACTAACTAATAATCCTTCAATATACGGACAGGATATCAATTTAACAGCTTACAATATGACTATAATGAATTTAATTATTCATGGTGTTGATTATAAAAAATTGAATTTGTATTTTGGAGATACAATAAGTAATCCAGGCCATGTTGGAAAATTATTTGACATTATAGTCTCTGTACCCCCATTTGGTTCTGCATATAAAGTTCCATATGAAGGTATTAAAAATAAAGAAAGGTTTGGAAACCTTAAAATAGGCAAATCTATTTCAAAACTAGAATTTTACATAATCATGCATATGATATATCATTTAAAAGAAGATGGGATTATAGCTACAATAGTTAATCAATCTGCACTTACAAGAAATGTAGATAGGAATATAAAACAATTTATAATTGATGAAAAAAATTATCTAGATGCAGTTATTAACCTGCCTCCCCAATTATTCACAGATAGTCCTGTTCCCACTTCGATTTTAATATTTAAGAAAAATAGAAGTCCTGACGATAAAGTATTGTTCATTAATGCTGAGGGCGAATGTGAATCACAAAGAAAGAAAAATATTTTAAAAGATGAAAATATTGATAAAATAGTTAATACTTATAAAACAAGATTAGAAATAGATAAATTTAGTAAATTAATAGATGTTAAATCTATTAAGGAAAATGAATTTAATTTAACAATTAGTAGATATATTGATAATTATAAAGGAGAATATATTGAATTGAACGAAGCGATAATGAAAAAAGAAAAATTAAATCAAAAATTAGAAGAAATAACTGAAAAAATTCAAGATTTAGAATTAGAATTGAATTTGAAATAA
- a CDS encoding restriction endonuclease subunit S, producing MDKKRLKEIAHVYSGATLKRYQDENGTLRKVIVQKSIKKGEKISNLNEVKFNEKLNNRYLTQKGDILMKTPFPNDTVHVEDEGMVIGDRIAIIRLKKNYNPSFITHLLNNYYIKKQLHKVKSSSITPQVSIQDIKKLELILPPYEKQKKYGELLDSIDEKINVNYQIIKADEEIKEGIINKLNKGDI from the coding sequence ATGGATAAAAAAAGATTAAAAGAAATAGCTCATGTTTATTCAGGAGCAACTTTAAAAAGATATCAGGATGAAAATGGAACTTTAAGAAAAGTAATAGTTCAAAAATCAATTAAAAAAGGAGAAAAGATATCTAATCTAAATGAAGTTAAATTTAATGAAAAACTAAATAACAGATATCTTACTCAAAAAGGAGACATTCTTATGAAAACTCCTTTTCCAAATGACACAGTACATGTTGAAGATGAAGGTATGGTGATTGGAGATAGAATAGCTATAATAAGGCTAAAAAAGAATTATAATCCTTCATTTATAACCCATTTATTGAATAATTACTATATAAAAAAACAATTACATAAAGTTAAAAGTTCAAGTATAACTCCTCAAGTATCAATTCAAGATATTAAGAAATTAGAACTAATATTGCCTCCTTATGAAAAGCAAAAGAAATATGGCGAGTTATTAGATTCAATTGATGAGAAAATTAATGTTAATTATCAAATAATTAAAGCAGATGAAGAAATTAAAGAAGGAATAATAAATAAATTAAACAAAGGGGATATTTAA
- a CDS encoding adenylosuccinate synthetase — MTCSILVGGAWGDEGKGKCITYLCNNDNPDIIARAGVGPNAGHSVEFNGEKYGLRLTPSGFVNTESKLMIGAGVLVNKDVLFKEFEDLKKYNVKERTLIDSRCAIISEEHMARDKASKHLAEKIGSTGSGCGPANSDRVLRTIKLAKDIPELEEYITDVALATNEAIDDGKDVFIEGSQGFALSLYYGTYPFVTSKDTTASTFAADVGVGPTKVDEVINVFKAYITRVGEGPFPTEMPQEEAENKGLEEYGVVTGRKRRVGYFDMELANESCMINGATQIALTCVDRLYPDCARTQNYSDLSAETKSFINDIETATGVPVTIISTGPDLKDTIDLRKELL, encoded by the coding sequence ATGACTTGTAGTATATTAGTCGGTGGAGCCTGGGGAGATGAAGGTAAGGGAAAATGTATTACTTACCTATGTAATAATGATAATCCTGATATTATAGCTCGTGCTGGTGTCGGTCCAAATGCTGGCCATTCTGTTGAGTTTAATGGAGAAAAATATGGTTTAAGACTCACTCCATCTGGTTTTGTAAATACAGAATCTAAGCTCATGATTGGTGCAGGAGTTTTAGTAAATAAAGATGTTTTATTTAAAGAATTTGAAGATTTGAAAAAATACAATGTAAAAGAACGTACATTAATTGATTCAAGATGTGCAATTATTTCTGAAGAACACATGGCTAGAGACAAAGCTTCTAAACATTTGGCTGAAAAAATAGGGAGTACTGGCTCTGGTTGTGGACCAGCTAACTCTGATAGGGTTTTAAGAACCATAAAATTAGCAAAAGACATTCCAGAACTTGAAGAGTATATTACTGATGTAGCGTTAGCAACTAACGAAGCAATTGATGATGGAAAAGATGTATTTATCGAAGGTTCTCAAGGATTTGCATTATCTCTCTATTATGGAACATATCCTTTTGTAACTAGTAAAGACACTACTGCAAGTACGTTTGCTGCTGATGTAGGTGTAGGTCCAACTAAAGTTGATGAAGTAATTAATGTATTTAAAGCTTATATTACTCGTGTTGGAGAAGGACCATTCCCAACCGAAATGCCACAAGAAGAAGCGGAAAATAAAGGGCTTGAAGAATATGGTGTTGTAACTGGACGTAAAAGACGTGTAGGTTACTTTGACATGGAATTAGCTAATGAGTCCTGTATGATTAATGGTGCAACACAAATTGCACTAACTTGTGTTGATAGATTATATCCAGATTGTGCAAGAACTCAAAACTACAGTGACTTATCTGCTGAAACTAAATCATTTATTAATGATATTGAAACAGCTACTGGTGTTCCAGTAACTATTATTTCAACAGGTCCAGATTTAAAAGACACAATAGATTTAAGAAAAGAATTGTTATAA